The following is a genomic window from Prunus persica cultivar Lovell chromosome G7, Prunus_persica_NCBIv2, whole genome shotgun sequence.
CATTAACGGTGGCTGTGTTGAGGATTTCTAATTTCAAAAGATAGTCCAAACGCTCAGAAACATTCTTGTTTGAGATTTGTTTGCAAATTTGTTGTACTAGTTCAACTGCACAATGATGTCTAAGTTTTGCATCTTGGAGTTGCCTGAAACGAGCTGATGCTGCAAGTTAAAAATGTAAGAGATGTGAGTGGAGAACTTCTAGCAGTATTAAATATGGTAGGGTAAGTTTCAAATCCAGACCTATTGGTTTAATAGCTCCACAAAGCAGTCTTCTTAACCCATGAATAACTGCAACAGAGAACCAAATCATTCAAGTGTCAATTACTGAAAATTGATAGCTGACTATTCCTTTTGGAGAAACACAGCCAGTTTCACCTCTAATCGATCAAAAAAACTATAAAGGTGATTtggaaaatcaattttctttagcattcagttttaaaaatagaCAAGGTTTGATGCTTTTTATTCAATAGACAGTACAACTACAGCCTAGAAAGTAGTTCACAAAAATGATCTTATTGCAAGCAGCAGCAGGAACCATTAACGCTACAGAGCTCATAACATAGACCTTAAATTCAGCCAACAAAAGTTCCAAAATAAGAATCCAAAAATTCAGCTCATAATCTTCACAAATGACAAAAAGCTGACAATACTTGAGCCATATTGATACAGAATTTGCATACCCTGACCTTTATTCTGTGTTGGCATTCTCAGTTGGTCTTGGACGCTTTCATGTCCCACGACATGGGCCCTCACTGAACGCGGTGGTCTATAGTCCACTTCAACAGGTAGAACTGCAAccaaaatggaaaatgataggcaactttttaaaaattagtaGGAAAAACATAACGGCACAGAAAAAGTACCGGGAAatgtaaaattcaaaaaatgagAGAGGAGTTATAACATTGGTAAATGCAGGTTTCCCAAAAGCCAAGCCTGCTGCCACTAAGGAAGTTTGACTTGTTCCttgccaaaataaataaaggagtACAATTATTATCTTGATGATCAATAGCAGTTGCCAAGTGAGGGTGTTTCTCAAGTAGATACAGTGAAATTTCTGTTGCAGAAACATTTAAAGCAAATCAGTGAAATAATAACGGGGTAAGCGAAAAAAGACCAATGTGATCCACATTGTGTGCACAAGAGAGGCCTTTACCATGGAGACCTGAGGCAATAAGCACATTGACAAGGTAAGCCGCCCTTGGACCAGTGAAGGGTTGACCGGGTTTCTCATCTGTAGTTACCAACAACAAGTACCACACCACCTCTTTACTCTCAGAACCCAAACTGGCAGCTAGGAGGAGAGGTGTTCTTCCTTCGCTATCGACAACTTGCGTTAAATTGGAATTCGCTGCCAACAATGCCTTAGCAGACCTCAGGCTTCCACCTATGGCAGCATAGTGGAGGGCTGTATAGCCAAGGTCATCCAGTTGTGCCAGTTCAGCTGCAGGCATAAGTGCCACTATATTCTCCACAAATTCTGAGTGCCCCTCACAAGCAGCAACATGAAGTGCagtcatttttaaatttgagatCCGAGCTTTGACAGCATCAGGATCTCTGTCCAAAAAACTCTTAGCCTCTTTCCAATTGCCTTTGAGTGCAGCACGGTACAGTTCTTGGTAGTAATTCAAGTTCACTTccacaattaaaaaaatttgcattaaccgTTTATAGAGTTCACTTAAAAACGTTACCACCCAGAAAACAATTATATCTATGAAGTATAATTTGATTAACAtttgataaaaagaaaaatcaatcaaaatcaaaataaaaaaacaaaacctaaacATGGGTGATGAGCTACTTACATAGTTCAATATCATCAGTTGCAGAAGATGATGGGTTTCCACCAGTTGTGATTAGTGCCATTGATTATGAGTGTATGTCTTTTCTGCTCCAATCATCAgcaaaatcacatatatatatatatatatatttacgaCTCGTGTGAACTCTGAACTGAATAAATATTGAGGAAGGAAACCAGATGCTTTgcttcttgttgttgttgagaaaaatggttTTAAAATGAGATGTCGAAGGCTACTGATGCTTTTTTACACTTTTACTCGGACAGCTCATTCATATGAGAAATTATAGACTACTACTGGTAGTATAGCTGACGTGGTACTAGGGACTAATAGTTTTCTGACACCTCACTAATATTGACACGCGTCGTCACGTGTAGGCCGTTTGGGTTATTGCTCTTCATTCTTaaggttttgattgaaatcagATGTCATTAAATTTGTTCCGTAATTGTatgaatttttgttctttggacTCTGCAAATGGCTTTTCTTCTGGTTTTGATCTATTGTATCCCCTGCCTTTTGGTTTGATGATGTTCGATCTTCTTGAcccaaaaagagaagaaaaatacatgTTTGATTTCGGTAGAAGAATCCAGTTGAGGTTTGAAGATGCCGTTGCCCAGCTGTTAATAATGCCTTTTACTTTCATGTCGACGTGGCAATGTTCGGTGAGGTAGTAGTCTATACTTTCTCcattcatattataacacataTTGTATTCATTAATACTATATTAATACCCCAAATTAGCAAGGTGATTGGCTGCTCTGTTTTGCTCCCTGTGTAGATATGAGAGACATTGCATCTCCAATCACGGTTAACTAACAACTTGCAGTCTTCAATCAGACAAAAAAGAGGATGTGAATGGTTAAAAGCCTtagcaatcagagagacaacaGACAAGAAATCACATTCAATATCAAGGACCTAATGCCCATGGCCCAAGCCATATGCAAACGTCTAAAGAGCCTCCATAGTTCAGCCTCATTAATATTTCCAATCCCAATATTGGCAGAGAACCCACAGATCCAAGCTCCATTAGAGTCCCTTAGCAAACCACCAGCACATATCTTCCAAGAATCTGTTTTACAAGAGCCATCCGCATTCAATTTGAAGTTGCCAAGAGTAGGAGGACTACTCCAATGGACTTGGATGACCTCTCTAGTAGGCTTAGCATTAACCACATTATTGGCATCAAGCCATTCACTAGAAAATTGCAGAATAGTGTGATGGGGGTTGGTAGGAGGCTCGTAGCCAGGGTTAAAAATAGAGTTGCATCTCCATTTCCAACAATGCCAAATAGAGGCCGTAAAAACAAGTGTCCAAGGAAGGTTGCCAGAGAACCGAAGAGGCTCTTTTAAGTTCAACTTTCCTTTCACATTTACCTTCTCCACACGTAATTCccattttacaaaaatagaaaaggaaagaaaattcatccGCCACCGAAAGTGCGAGGATGAGGATGAAAGAATTCCCTTCCTTTCTTTGTCTCgcttttattaaaaaagaaaagaaaagaaaagaaaataaacccaCCGAAAGTGCGACGAAGAAAGAATTCCCACTTGACTGATATGACATGCTACCCAAAATATCGATCTTTCCACTTTACTCTTCATGTTTGATTCTACATGCAGGGCAAATTCTGCATTCACTTTGCAAAAGTAAATAGAATGGCTACATAAGCTAGAGGGCAAAAGGGTTGTTTCTAGATGACAAATACGTCCAGCATCTTCATAGCTGATTGAACTCAATATAGTTTCCACAGGATGCCTATTGCGGACTCGGATTAAATTCAATAGACGGATGAATAGCGCAATGGACCTTCGTGAGGATCGGACACCTTGACATGTTCTAATATTGGAGAAACTTTCAAGCCAATGATTTTCACCTCTGGATTTGAGTGGCCATCCAGAAAAGTATTTGTTAACTGCAAAGAGCACCATTTgacatttttaaatatattcttaATAAATTGATGTGGAAAGAACTATCTTAAATACAGTCtattaaatttcattaaaccTGCTACAGAGTTTCAAGACACAACAAACACTGAACATATGTACCTGAGTGCATCCAAAAAGTTTCAGTATCCTCAATGATAGGCAGCTGTCCGCAATTAAACCCAGGGCCTCATCAGTCAAATTCCGGCACCAAGATAGATCCAGAGTATGCAACTTCCTTGAACGTTTGGCAAGTGCTATGGCTGTGTTGTACCCAACCtggaaataataaacaaacatGGTCCATATTCACAATGTAGGAACAACTACTTATGGCTACATAGACCAGGCTCCCACATGCCCATTTAACCTAGGGGCTACAGCCCAATCAAGTGGCAAACAGATTCTCAGAGTCAAACCCCACCTTTGGTTCTGGCAATTTTGCATACAAAAAGATGTTCGACAGTGTGAGTGCACGAGTGCGTAGGTGGGTGGGCACATACTAATTCACATGTGAACATGCGTGTATTCCTGTTCTTATAAGagatgtgtgtgtatgtgtgtgtgtgtgtgtgtgtgtgtgtgtgtgagagagagagagagagagagagagagagagagagagagagagagagagagagagagcgagagagcaAAGATTTACCTTCTTGATATTATTGAGTGAAAGTTCTGTTAAACACTCTCCAGAAGTTTCCAGAAAAGCAGCAATAGCTTCATCACTGTCACAAGGGAAAAATATTGTTCTGTAAGTTTATCACTCAAAGGAATGCCAACTCTGTGCAGTGAGCATCAAAATTAACCTAAAATCACATCAGAAATATAAGAATAGAGATATATATGTTCTATTATCGACTCAATGGCAGTCAACAATCTAACCCAGAAAACTCATCAAAGGTCAGTGCAACTAACAAAAACTCCATTGAGTCTCATACTAAATTCTTATTAGTAATATGCACTGTCTAAGCAGAAAGTCTGTAATAACATTGCACTAATGTAGCAAAAACAAACCGcatcataaataaaattaataatgcATCATATTTGCTTTGAGGAAACTGCATAATAACTTAAACATATTTAATAAGGTAAGCACCTGAATGCATTTCTACAAAGCTTTAACGTTTGAATTTCTCGACAACCATTTGCAAGATATCCTAAGGTCAAATCTGTCAATTTGTACAAGTTAACAAGATCAAGTGCACATAACCCCGTACAGGTTTCAGCTATGACTTTCACAGAAGAATCTGTTAATTTTCTGcaccaaattaaaatcaagCAGCTTCAGtagaaaacaacaataaatCAATGGAACTCTTAAAAGATGGCAAACACATATTTATTGCAAAAGTTGCACACATAGATgtgtcaaaaaaataaaaacaaaaacttaccCACAATCAGTCAAAACAAGCTCCTTCAAACTCTGACCACGAGCAGTAACAAATTCCTTAATAAAATCATCGCAAACATTTTCAAGGCCTCCTAGCCACAAAACCTCCAAATGTTCAAGCTTCTTTAATGCTGGAAGAATAAGCAGAGCATCAATTCCTTGGCAATCATTTAGATATAGTTCCCTTAGAACTGATCCTAATGAGTCAGCTAAAGTGCCGATACTTGAGGAAGTGAGAAGGGAGCACTGGCTGAGGTTTAGAGATCTTAGTGCAGGGGCAGAAGAAACAAGTGCACCAAGCCCAACATCTGAAAGACGGCATGCACCACTTAGGGATAAAGTGGTTAGTGCAGGCAAGCAATTTGATGACCGAGCCAAGGTAGAATGCAATATATAATCTGCCACACAGCGCCCACACTGGTCAAGTTGTAGCACCTGATTCACCAAAGAATAAATATCCAGCTTATACAAATTGTTCAAATTACTAGACAAGAAACTGCAAGTTTACACTCAATGAAGAACTTCCATGTTACTGATAAAGCAAAAGATATGGCTTCCAATGAGAAATTAttccttgtttaaaacataaatGCACGCTGCTAAGCTATGTTTATCAGAGGTTAACATTGAAATCTTTAAGTGATTAGAATTCTCGCGAGCTCAACTTTCTCTAGATTTATCTGTGAATATGACAAAATAAGAatctcaaactcaaaactGATGCCTAGCTGCCTGAATCTCTCTTCCTTCTACTACCGACCAGCCTGGCATTACCAGTCATCCTTTGCTCTCCCTCTGCTCCCATTTAACAGAAGCATCAATACCATAAGAAGTAGACTTTCAGCACCAATAATTGGTTTACATCTTCGTGGCAATAAAATcagcaacaaaaaagaaaactctaACTAAACTCTGATCACTCAGTTTATCCTTTCTCCGCATTTGGATGTGATCATGACAACCTAGATTGGTCTCTTTCCACTACCTATTAATAGAAGCATCAATACTATAAAGAAGCAGACTCTAAAT
Proteins encoded in this region:
- the LOC18771827 gene encoding uncharacterized protein LOC18771827 isoform X2, with the protein product MALITTGGNPSSSATDDIELLNLNYYQELYRAALKGNWKEAKSFLDRDPDAVKARISNLKMTALHVAACEGHSEFVENIVALMPAAELAQLDDLGYTALHYAAIGGSLRSAKALLAANSNLTQVVDSEGRTPLLLAASLGSESKEVVWYLLLVTTDEKPGQPFTGPRAAYLVNVLIASGLHEISLYLLEKHPHLATAIDHQDNNCTPLFILARNKSNFLSGSRLGFWETCIYQFLPVEVDYRPPRSVRAHVVGHESVQDQLRMPTQNKVIHGLRRLLCGAIKPIASARFRQLQDAKLRHHCAVELVQQICKQISNKNVSERLDYLLKLEILNTATVNGTTEILRILLNFFPDLIWVRFGNNRFLVLTYAIEHRHENLFRMVCDKTARNKLMAFAVLEPRETILHLAAKLPPLSQLSSISGAALQMQRELQWFKVVENLVHPYYKEYPNTNLETARELFTKEHKQLAESGEKWLKDTSNSCMLVATLVATVVFAAAFTAPGGNNDDGDPNFLDKKTIMFMVFAVSDAISLFASLTSLLMFLSILTARYAEEDFLESLPKKLIIGLASLFIAIATMMVAFGATFTIVLSKKFNWVYIPITLLASFPVTLFALLQLPLFIQMVRSTFGRSIFRPQNIW
- the LOC18771827 gene encoding uncharacterized protein LOC18771827 isoform X1, whose protein sequence is MALITTGGNPSSSATDDIELLNLNYYQELYRAALKGNWKEAKSFLDRDPDAVKARISNLKMTALHVAACEGHSEFVENIVALMPAAELAQLDDLGYTALHYAAIGGSLRSAKALLAANSNLTQVVDSEGRTPLLLAASLGSESKEVVWYLLLVTTDEKPGQPFTGPRAAYLVNVLIASGLHEISLYLLEKHPHLATAIDHQDNNCTPLFILARNKSNFLSGSRLGFWETCIYQFLPVEVDYRPPRSVRAHVVGHESVQDQLRMPTQNKGQVIHGLRRLLCGAIKPIASARFRQLQDAKLRHHCAVELVQQICKQISNKNVSERLDYLLKLEILNTATVNGTTEILRILLNFFPDLIWVRFGNNRFLVLTYAIEHRHENLFRMVCDKTARNKLMAFAVLEPRETILHLAAKLPPLSQLSSISGAALQMQRELQWFKVVENLVHPYYKEYPNTNLETARELFTKEHKQLAESGEKWLKDTSNSCMLVATLVATVVFAAAFTAPGGNNDDGDPNFLDKKTIMFMVFAVSDAISLFASLTSLLMFLSILTARYAEEDFLESLPKKLIIGLASLFIAIATMMVAFGATFTIVLSKKFNWVYIPITLLASFPVTLFALLQLPLFIQMVRSTFGRSIFRPQNIW